The Streptococcus viridans genome contains the following window.
TTGCAGAATATCAATAGCTCCATAGCCACTAGCTGCTGGAAGCAGGCGCTCCCCAAGCTCTTCTCGCAACTCTTGCACAAAGGCTTCGACTTTTTCAGTGTCAGTGACGACACTTAGCTTCAGAACCTGCTCACCATGCTCTTTGGTCAGATCATCCACAAACCGCATCCGTTTGTAAAAAGCTGCAGCTAGCTCAGGCGTCATCAATTGCTCTAAAAGAGGAAACTCTGTTCCTTTCTTGGCATAGCCCCCAGATAGGCTACTGACGACCAGATGGAGTTCTTCTTCTCGACCTTCTAGATAATGTAAGACTTCCTGCACCAGCTCTTCAGGCCAGCTACACTCTCGGATGAGTTTTCCCTTCTCTAATATCTGTGCACCATTAGCTAGAACCAAGGTGACGCGATCTTTCAGCTCTCCCAATACATGAGCCA
Protein-coding sequences here:
- a CDS encoding HAD family hydrolase, which gives rise to MLQMIATDMDGTLMDEQGEVDRERLSRILDQLDQRGIPFVIATGNGYSRMAHVLGELKDRVTLVLANGAQILEKGKLIRECSWPEELVQEVLHYLEGREEELHLVVSSLSGGYAKKGTEFPLLEQLMTPELAAAFYKRMRFVDDLTKEHGEQVLKLSVVTDTEKVEAFVQELREELGERLLPAASGYGAIDILQPEVNKATAIQFLEERWGVDGGRLMAFGDSQNDVEMLELATYSYAMENADAHARKVARYIAPSHQKKGVYEIIEAYLDGRLSFD